A stretch of the Synechocystis sp. PCC 7338 genome encodes the following:
- a CDS encoding BrnT family toxin: MSGPRSEFDPRKSQSNKIKHGISFTEAQFLWSDNQRIQISARTNDEPRFVVVGIIEDKHWSVVITYRSERIRIISVSCSRKEEVKLYEG, from the coding sequence ATGAGTGGGCCACGATCTGAATTTGATCCTCGAAAAAGCCAATCTAATAAGATCAAGCATGGAATAAGCTTTACTGAAGCTCAATTTTTGTGGTCAGACAATCAAAGAATTCAGATTTCAGCCCGTACCAATGATGAGCCTCGCTTTGTTGTAGTTGGTATAATCGAGGATAAGCACTGGTCAGTGGTGATTACTTATCGTAGTGAAAGAATTCGGATTATTTCAGTTAGTTGTTCCAGAAAAGAGGAGGTAAAGCTCTATGAAGGCTGA
- the brnA gene encoding type II toxin-antitoxin system BrnA family antitoxin — protein MKAENFDRKFDAGESILEYLDLSRIQRGNDNEDEEEIVALTLPPSTILALKAESQRINLPLNIMLKKWIEEKLSASF, from the coding sequence ATGAAGGCTGAGAATTTTGATCGTAAGTTTGACGCAGGAGAATCAATTCTTGAATACTTGGATTTATCCCGAATTCAAAGGGGGAATGATAACGAAGACGAAGAAGAAATTGTTGCACTGACATTGCCGCCGTCCACTATTCTCGCATTAAAGGCAGAGAGTCAACGGATCAACCTCCCATTGAATATAATGCTAAAAAAATGGATTGAAGAGAAATTGTCAGCCTCATTTTAA
- the lpxC gene encoding UDP-3-O-acyl-N-acetylglucosamine deacetylase gives MGHTIKAPLTVQGVGLHSGVETTVTLCPVAAGKGRYFQRVDLPKKPIIPADLTWVREAMLSTELGEPGATIRTVEHLLATLVALDISDLRIEVNGPEVPLLDGSALSWLAAIARVGTRPQSKKKQEQPIVITTPLTCQLEDAFVAAFPCATTRFSYGVDYPYLPIGKQWYTWEPAQEKFATAIAPARTFGFADQIEKLRQAGLIKGGSLENALVCDKEKWLNPPLRFPDEPVRHKLLDLLGDLSLLEKIPQAHFVAYKASHKLHTQLAQKIADTYS, from the coding sequence ATGGGACACACTATCAAAGCACCTCTGACTGTCCAGGGAGTTGGACTGCACTCTGGAGTGGAAACCACCGTTACCCTTTGCCCAGTGGCGGCGGGAAAGGGTCGTTATTTCCAGCGGGTGGATTTGCCCAAAAAGCCCATTATTCCAGCGGATTTGACCTGGGTGCGGGAAGCCATGCTTTCAACGGAGCTAGGGGAACCCGGGGCAACGATCAGGACAGTAGAACATTTACTTGCGACCTTGGTGGCCTTGGACATTAGTGATTTACGCATTGAAGTTAACGGCCCGGAAGTGCCTCTGCTGGATGGTTCTGCCCTTAGTTGGTTAGCGGCGATCGCCAGGGTGGGGACCAGGCCCCAATCAAAGAAAAAGCAAGAGCAGCCCATTGTGATTACAACCCCTTTGACCTGTCAACTTGAGGATGCGTTTGTGGCGGCCTTTCCCTGTGCAACTACCCGCTTCAGCTACGGAGTAGATTATCCCTATCTACCCATTGGTAAACAGTGGTACACTTGGGAACCGGCCCAGGAAAAATTTGCCACGGCGATCGCCCCAGCCAGAACTTTTGGCTTTGCGGATCAGATTGAAAAGTTGCGCCAGGCCGGACTAATTAAGGGGGGCAGTTTGGAAAATGCTTTGGTGTGCGATAAAGAGAAATGGCTCAATCCCCCGTTGCGCTTCCCCGATGAGCCGGTGCGCCATAAGCTCTTGGATTTGCTGGGAGATTTAAGTCTATTGGAAAAGATTCCCCAAGCCCATTTTGTCGCCTATAAAGCTAGCCATAAACTCCATACCCAGTTGGCGCAGAAAATTGCCGACACCTACAGTTAA